The stretch of DNA tcagctggtcaaaccagttaacgcaatcagccatcaactactagctaaaccaaccagctatcagctataagctatcagccgtttgccaGATGTTGTCATTTTGCTTGATACTAGCTATATCGAGAtgtaattactaaattaatttcataaaaagTAAATTCTATAGCTATACTATCACCTCAGGATTAATAGTGGAAATTTTAATtcacaaaatattatattttattatatttagtctTGACATCCTATTTTAATTAAGTTCTGCAAAGACACAACTACTATTTACTATCTTATCTTATGGTATGTATATCCCATAGTGCGTGGTATAATGATCATTATGATCGAATATTAACGAAAAGAATTTTGCTGAGATActaagaaaaaagaagaagtagaTTTGTGATCTAGTTATAGAGGCATGATATGATACATGCAGAAAGTGGGACAGCAGCATAAAGATAGATGAATGCACCATCTGCAACTCTAAGAGATGAAGCATAGGTGTAGGCATGAAGCAAAGTGGAGAGCACAATGAAATACAAAGGTCCCCTTAAATGTGAACAAGTTTAGTTCATAGATATTAATTAAGttgtttttatatttctttttaacttcatgtatcatttttttgatACATAAAAGTTTTATAGATGGTTGCaaagtgtaattaaattatGATATATCATCAATTATATCATAAAGAGTAAATAATTTATACTCAATATAGGTGTGGATGAGATAACACATGTCTTTTCCCGCTTAAGGAGCTAGGGGCTTCAGGTTTGAGCCATTCACTATAAgtctacaagaaaaatcaaatttaacaatggaaaattcatttaatttgtaaattgcttaaattaggtattaatttAAACCTATTTAATCTGTTGTAAAATTTATTGGTACTTTGCATCTATTgatattttgttgttttcttgtagtgataGGAATGAAGCTACTTGAACTCCATGGAGAAATGTTTTGTCACTCTTAAAATCTTATTTGACACAGCACAAACAAAATTAGTTTTTGTATATAATTGCTAGTTGATTGGTCAGGGAGACCAATAGtcaaaccaaaaaaagaaaaaataatttataaataatatatatactaaaaaagaTGGTTAATAAATGTAATTAAACTTAAACTATTTATAAACAAATGAATGATTCTTATCAAATGAAGATTGAGGGGGCAAGAAGGAGAATTGTGTTCCTATGTAGATCCctaattgaattaaattaatgtTGCTTCTCCAAAGAGCAAGACTAGACATGATTATGAAGCCTAGTGAATGATACATATACATGGCCACACTAACCCTTAAAATGGGTAGACAtagcaaaagaaaaggaatcAATATTTTCAGAAAACTAGGCTTACAATTCTTGTCTCCAAagcacataattttaaaatattttaagtcaAATCCTGATTTCCTGTCTCTAAATAATTAGCCTCTTTACAAGCTAGATGAACCCATATTCGGGTATCTATTGGCCCAAATTTCACGTGATGCCCTGGGTGGTATgtctcaatcattattgcatggaccatggttcatacagtcttgtggaccaaaaataaaaagtacattatttttgtactaaaggtatattatttttgtactgtaggtacattattttagggtacattatttttatactgaaggtacattatttgatatatactatcaaataatgtacctacagtaacagtacaaaaaataatgtaccttcagtacaaaaataatgtactttttatttttggtctacacagctgtgtggactagGGCTGTCAAAATGGGCCGAAGCCCGCGGACCAGCCCGCACCTGCCCCGCGGTGGGACGAgttagggtcatgaaaaaatAGGCCTGCAAAAatgcgggcctaatggggcgggccgGAATTGACCCGCGACCCGCGCGGGTTAGCCGGCCGGCCCACGaccaagtaaaataaataaaaaaaattatatatatatacacacattgtacacatgaatatatatttatgtgtacaCAAGTGtacacactaaaaaaaaaaaaaaaaaaaaaaaaaaaaaaaaaaaaaaaaaaaaNNNNNNNNNNNNNNNNNNNNNNNNNNNNNNNNNNNNNNNNNNNNNNNNNNNNNNNNNNNNNNNNNNNNNNNNNNNNNNNNNNNNNNNNNNNNNNNNNNNNNNNNNNNNNNNNNNNNNNNNNNNNNNNNNNNNNNNNNNNNNNNNNNNNNNNNNNNNNNNNNNNNNNNNNNNNNNNNNNNNNNNNNNNNNNNNNNNNNNNNNNNNNNNNNNNNNNNNNNNNNNNNNNNNNNNNNNNNNNNNNNNNNNNNNNNNNNNNNNNNNNNNNNNNNNNNNNNNNNNNNNNNNNNNNNNNNNNNNNNNNNNNNNNNNNNNNNNNNNNNNNNNNNNNNNNNNNNNNNNNNNNNNNNNNNNNNNNNNNNNNNNNNNNNNNNNNNNNNNNNNNNNNNNNNNNNNNNNNNNNNNNNNNNNNNNNNNNNNNNNNNNNNNNNNNNNNNNNNNNNNNNNNNNNNNNNNNNNNNNNNNNNNNNNNNNNNNNNNNNNNNaaaaaaaaaaaaaaaaaaaaaaaaaaaaaaaaaaaaaaaaaaaaaaaaaaaaaaaaagtccatgGGCCAGCCCGCGGGGCTCGCCAACCCGCGTAGGCGGACTAAGGTTGTATGAATCCTAACCCGCGGGCCTAACGGACCGGCCcgcaaaagcccgccaaaaattAGTCCTGCGGTGGACGGGTCTAATAGGCCGAACcgacccactttgacagtactagtgtggaccatggtccatgcaataatttgccggtaTGTCTAGGAGATTTCTAAAATATGAAGGGTGGAAGTGTGAATATCTTAAAGTTTGGGGTGCCCGGGTCTAGTTTGGATCCAGTTTCCATTCGGACTATCCAAATTCACTGATTTGATCTGATCGTAGCGAAACGGATAGGCCTTTCGAAATTTTTGTAGATAACACTCTTTCCactctccatctccatctccaagCTCCAATTCTGAGAAACAATGGCGACTTCTTTCTCATTCTTCTCGTCTTCTACATTTCTCTCCACTCCTCTCCGCAAAGCTCCTTCTAAGCTCCTGTGTTTGAAACCCCCAAAGGCCAGAGTTGTCCGTGCAGAACAGGCCACACTCCCAATCCTCTCTTTCGACGGCGACAAAGTGGGGTCCACCACCCTTGACCTGAAGTCCGCCCCGCCCTACACCGCCCGCGCCGTCGTCCACCGCGGCCTCGTTACCGACCTCCGCAATAAGCGTCGAGGCACGGCCTCTACGCTCACACGCGCGGAGGTCCGCGGAGGCGGCAAGAAGCCTTACGCGCAGAAGAAAACGGGGCGGGCTCGGATGGGGTCTTTCCGTACTCCTCTCCGACCCGGAGGTGGGGTCGTGTTTGGGCCCAAGCCCCGGGACTGGTCGATTAAGATTAACAAGAAGGAGAAGAGGCTCGCCATCTCCACCGCCCTTGCCAGTGCTGCCGAGAATTGCATCGTCGTCGAGGAATTTAATGATAAATTCGAGAAACCTAAGACTAAGGAACTCATAGCCCTGATGAAGAGACTGGGTTTGGACCCGAAAGAGAAATGCATGTTCTTGATGACGGAGGCGTCGGATAATGTGATGCTTTCGGGCCGAAACCTTGGGAAGTTGAAGATGTTGACTCCTCGGACTTTGAATTTGTTCGACATTTTGGATTCCGAGAAGTTAGTATTTACCAAATCCGCCCTCGAGTTCTTGAATGAGAGGTATGGAAACGATGCCGACTGGGAGAACGATGAGGGAGATGAACAAGGTTAGTTCCTTGCCGTGCTGCTTTCTGTATTGTATATCAAAATTGTGATCTTTAGGGttaaagttttgatttttatttgcaGGAGCTGAGGCTGATGAAAATGCCAATACTTCAGACTGAAATCTTTGTAGATCATTAATTAAGCCAAATGATATATTATTGAAGCTATTTCTGCTTACAGCTTACTTTGTTTAGCTATTTTGCTCTTATATTCTTTGGCTTTACCATGTTAATTGAACCCCCCGAGTGTATTTTTGGCTGTCCGTGTTCTTTGAAACTGATTCATAGATTTGCTTGTAAGAATTGCTGGATAGATCAATGCTATGGGATTCATTTATACTTCTTCACTCCTGTATAATGCTGAGCAGTAAATTTCTGTTGCGTGAAATACTAATATATTGCCCCCTCTATGACTCGACTGTCTTTCCATGCTTGCCTATGCATCTTTgcctttctttaattttattttgcttCCTGGCTGAAATTTTGTGGTGCAGACTGCAGAAATGCAGGTTTTCCCATTGGCGGAATCTATCTGATTATAGAGTGAACAATTGAAGGTGAGCTTAAAAGATGAATCATATACCCAAGGAGGTATGCaaagttgaaaagaaagtgataCTTGTATCCTGAATTTCTCTTCAAGCTTCAGACTTCAAGAAGCTGGAACAAAGGATTTCAAACCAGGTTAAAAGAAATACCCTTTCCCGAATAGAGATTCACTTGGATTGACAACATTGATTCCATTCCACCTTTTGATTTAGACCTGGCAATCCTAACTGATATATTTGGAGCAACCCCTAACTATTGTGCTAATTGCTAAAAGAAGGGACCTGGTTCTCTCAACCAGTGAGATCCTCATATGGTAGTGTTTAATGGAAAGGCATTGGAATATTGGATTGCAACTTTTGGCCCTCCATGCCTCTCTTTGATTTACAAGAGCCCGCAACCGCTACCCGAAAGTCACCACAAttaagttgtccatagctgatcgactcaaaccaagaaagctaaTAGACAACTTTCACGGGGAGTTGAACTTGgaatcttgtggttaccaagccaacTGTCCAACCAACTCACTCGGTTGGGGTTGCCCCCCTCCATACCTCTCTGATAGTACTTATTCTGATCAGTACTAGAACCTCCTATCACTTGAAGATGGTCTTGAGCCCCACTTTTGGCTTTGTTTGGCACATATTAAAGCTGAAAGTTAGCTAAAAACTTAAAGCTTGGCTTAATGATAGgagtattttaaaataaactagaaGTTGTTAAAATAATGTTCCCAAAATAGAGCCTTTGACTAGTCAATGATGCAGGACTGCTTCATAATATTCCTAGACAGTTTGTGCTGTCCCAAACTCCATAActgctttttgttttttcttttgtttaacaGTATATTAATTCTGTATGGAactttagtgacctgtaaaagTAGATGGATTAAAAACTTAATGCATACAGGCATGCTCAAACATATCTCAACTCCTTTTTGGTGTTTAAAGGCTATCTTTCTTGTAAAATGGAGTATGAATTCCTTAGTTGGTAGCAGAAATTTACAGGTCCATCAATGTGTTGAAGTAATTTGGTGGCAGATAGATTTCTCCTTCAACTTCCTCCTCAAAATACATGTTGGTATCATTTTCAAAAACTCAACAGAAATTTGGTCCAAGCAGAGCGAGCATGGAGTGGGAGGACATTGTTGCAGTGAATGATAGCAAATCTTGGCAGGTTGGGTTGGTGCATGTGGGTGACATACTGACATCTAAATCCGCTGCTGCTGCTATGCTGTCGCGGGggtgggggggtgggggggggggggggggggtttaatATTCNNNNNNNNNNNNNNNNNNNNNNNNNNNNNNNNNNNNNNNNNNNNNNNNNNNNNNNNNNNNNNNNNNNNNNNNNNNNNNNNNNNNNNNNNNNNNNNNNNNNNNNNNNNNNNNNNNNNNNNNNNNNNNNNNNNNNNNNNNNNNNNNNNNNNNNNNNNNNNNNNNNNNNNNNNNNNNNNNNNNNNNNNNNNNNNNNNNNNNNNNNNNNNNNNNNNNNNNNNNNNNNNNNNNNNNNNNNNNNNNNNNNNNNNNNNNNNNNNNNNNNNNNNNNNNNNNNNNNNNNNNNNNNNNNNNNNNNNNNNNNNNNNNNNNNNNNNNNNNNNNNNNNNNNNNNNNNNNNNNNNNNNNNNNNNNNNNNNNNNNNNNNNNNNNNNNNNNNNNNNNNNNNNNNNNNNNNNNNNNNNNNNNNNNNNNNNNNNNNNNNNNNNNNNNNNNNNNNNNNNNNNNNNNNNNNNNNNNNNNNNNNNNNNNNNNNNNNNNNNNNNNNNNNNNNNNNNNNNNNNNNNNNNNNNNNNNNNNNNNNNNNNNNNNNNNNNNNNNNNNNNNNNNNNNNNNNNNNNNNNNNNNNNNNNNNNNNNNNNNNNNNNNNNNNNNNNNNNNNNNNNNNNNNNNNNNNNNNNNNNNNNNNNNNNNNNNNNNNNNNNNNNNNNNNNNNNNNNNNNNNNNNNNNNNNNNNNNNNNNNNNNNNNNNNNNNNNNNNNNNNNNNNNNNNNNNNNNNNNNNNNNNNNNNNNNNNNNNNNNNNNNNNNNNNNNNNNNNNNNNNNNNNNNNNNNNNNNNNNNNNNNNNNNNNNNNNNNNNNNNNNNNNNNNNNNNNNNNNNNNNNNNNNNNNNNNNNNNNNNNNNNNNNNNNNNNNNNNNNNNNNNNNNNNNNNNNNNNNNNNNNNNNNNNNNNNNNNNNNNNNNNNNNNNNNNNNNNNNNNNNNNNNNNNNNNNNNNNNNNNNNNNNNNNNNNNNNNNNNNNNNNNNNNNNNNNNNNNNNNNNNNNNNNNNNNNNNNNNNNNNNNNNNNNNNNNNNNNNNNNNNNNNNNNNNNNNNNNNNNNNNNNNNNNNNNNNNNNNNNNNNNNNNNNNNNNNNNNNNNNNNNNNNNNNNNNNNNNNNNNNNNNNNNNNNNNNNNNNNNNNNNNNNNNNNNNNNNNNNNNNNNNNNNNNNNNNNNNNNGGGGGGATTGGATATTCTTGATAGTTCAATGTTTACTAAAGAATAGAGACCTAAATCGTTTTAGGGTTTGTCTCTCAAAACTCTTATATCAAACTGAAATAACATGTTTGTAGGCCTTAAAGAAGAAAGTAATTGCACATAAGCCCTTTAAACTAATTAACTTGAAAGAGAACACATACATATGATTAGTCAATAAATGGAAGATACAGATCAGTGTAATAACCCAGGAAAGTTAAAGCAGAAACAGAGAAAAGACTAAAGAGAGTCCCGAGAGGGTGAGAGAAGGAAGATAATTTGTAATCAATATCTCAGTATAACAACAATCCaccatacatatatagtttggAATAACAAAAGCAATAAATCAGCTAACAAACTAACAGACCAAGAGTGATACGATGTTGTCTGAACGTAAGTTAACTGTTGCCAACCGATTATCAAAACAGTGTCGTCCGAAGCCACCCAACAACACTTCAACTGGTTGTTGTCCGGTAAGCCAACTGCTACCAATCGATCATCAAAACGGTATCGTCCGAAGCCACTCAACAACACTTTCGGAAGCTACCCAACAACACTTCAACTGATTGTTGCCCAACGACGTTGTTTAGCGTTGTTAAGGTATTATACTATTATctcattttcccttttcttcctaGCCTTTTCCACCCTTTCCTCACATACTTTCCAGCTTCTAGGGATGTTACAACACCCCTCCTTCAATTGATCCTTGTCCCGAATGATCAAATGTAGGAAACTGATTCATTATGTGGTAGTAACCCTTCCAAATTGCAGCTTCTTTAGGTAAGTTAGACCATTGCACGAGAATATGAACCATGCCTTATTATGCCTCTTGATCAATCTTTTTTTCTAAAACAGTGATTGGATGTGTTAGAACCTAACCATCTGCACCAACCAAAGGTGGTTCAACTTGAGGAACAATCTCATCCCCTATCTTTTTCTTCAGCTGTGAGACATGGAACACAGGATGCATAAGTGTTCCAGGAGGGAAATGCAGTCTGTAGGCAACCTCTCCCACCTTACTAATGACTTGATATGGCCCAAAGTATTTAGAAGACAACTTTAAATTGATTCTAACTGCCATTGATGTATGTCTGTAGCGTTGAATTTTTAGATAAACCCAATTCCCTATCTCCAAGGTCCTCTCACTTCTTCCCTTGTGATAGGGAAATTACCTCCGCGTATTGGTCATTTATATCGGGTTATGGGATCCGAGCCGGTGAGGTCGGGTGGTCCGGAGAGTTGGACCGACCTAAGGGTCATTGCTAGACGATCCGGGCGACCTCGCGTGCAAACATGGTTCCCAGACCCCCTGGCATGATCCTTCATTGACAGGCGGGTGTCCCATCTCGACCACCACGTGTAATCCTTAGTCTAGCCCGAGATTGGGCCTTTGCATGGCAGCCATGTGCCCTCCATGCCGGAGCGGCGGAGCATGTTTTCTATCTCTCTATAAATACCACATTTATGATGAGAGAGGGGGACTTTTGGACTATTCACAAAGAAGTCATCCTAGAGCTTGGAAGCtagggaagcccactgccgaccacCTGAGCTCGACCGGTTTACTATTCCATATGTACCGGTtctaaatcatatttaataaaAGAGATCGTATTTCCTATTTTAGCTCCGTATTTAACGTTATCATTTTTTGGCGTCGTCCGTGGGGACCAGATCGTGAAAGCAACATCTCGCTCTTCATTTGACGGTCCCGCCTATGCACCCATACATGGATTTTATCAACGATCCGGAGGCAGAAGGAAATCAGGATCTCCGATCTCAGCTTAGTCCCGACTAGACCGCAACAATATGGTTGGGGTACCCCCACCGGAGCCGGTTAATGTCATCCACCAGGAAGTTCCATTCCCGATGCCCGGGGGACCGGTGCCTTACCAGTACCCTATGTACCCGGCGGATCCGAACATGCCATGGTGGCCAAACTCTCCGAGGTTCTATGCACAGCCGTATATGTACCCCCGATGCCACCAACGTACCCTCCCATGCCTTTCCGACATGAGACTACAACAATCGAGACGACCCCGACTGCTGCACCCGCTTTCCGTCGTTCGTAGTCCAAGAGGAGGTCCCAGGCTTCTTGACCAGCAGCCCCCAGAACCGACTCTAGGTAGTGCTAGAGCTAGTTACCGGCGTAGACTTGGAATTGGTAGCTTGGGCATAGGTCCTCCTGAACACGAGGTTGTTCGATGCCATTGAATACGCTGGTAATGATAGATTGGAAGTAGAGAGATGAGTGGCAGAGCTGTCCTACTAGCGTGTCAAAATATGTAAACGCGAAAagcttgaattgtatatatttcgAAATTCAAAGTGTATCGgttacaatgaaatatatatcaaaCGAGTCCTCTGATTCTCCACTAAAAGTATGTCGATTGGAAGTATGTCAAACTGGACGTGTTCCTTGCTAAAAGGCTTCCAGAGCTAAGTAGTTTGTTCTTCGATGAAGGACTATATGCAACTTATCTTTAAAGAAGGGTTTCTGGTACTCAAATGGCGTGTTCATCGGCGAAGATATATGGCGGGCGTGTTTCAAATGATATCCTGTCGAGATTTTGGTAGAGCTTCGGTATGCAGATCTTCAAAGCTCCCTTTCTCCTAAAATgaaaccactatttatagtggtagAGTGTGTAGGAAAAATCTAACTAACTCTATCCCTTGGGATAATtcctatatttaatttaattatttgaattaaatataaagaatgTATTGGGACACCATCATGTTtaggttcatgattttatatCATCTTCAAACGAATTTATATTATCCACATCTTTCAAAATTATATGGCCCACATATATTCTTGATGTGCCAAAATGAAGTCAAACCCGCTAATTAGGCAACCCAAGTAATGCGAACGGCCTAgtccaacttaattaattattccacCATCTTGGACCAAACAATCCAACATCTAATTActtttaattaagtaattaaaataatcaaatatttattgagtcatttaattaatctaattaaataaatattagtccaATTAAcgaaataaaaacaattaattatcAACCAAGGCCCAATAGCACACATATCAAcccatttaaattttcaatgctAACAAAAGCTGTTTGGATTAAGAAGTTTGTTGTTGAACTTGGAGTTGTTCCAACCATTCCAGTACCTTTGTATTGTGACAACAATGGGGCTATTTCACAAGCCCCAGCCAAGGTCACACTAGAAATCCAAACACATTGAAAGACGCTATCATCTCCTAAGATAGTTCGTTGGTAAGGGAGATATAACAATGTAGAAAATAGTCTCAACGGATAACACAACAGATCCGTTTACAAAACCACTTAATCAGAAGCAGTTAGATCAACATCTTGAGAAAATGGGAATTAGATACCATACCAATTGACTCTAGTGCAAATGGGGGACTGTTATACATGTATGCCTtaggagccaacatttattgttttgggtattgatttcttattaaataaatataatgaatatatgttttatttattttattttagcttagttaatatttgatattatttcgTACAATCTTCtgaattcttcattcttaagagttaagaatatgagtgacgaagaattaataaatgaagtattgtaaaatgTTTATAGTCATAGGAATTTTGATAAGACTAGGACATTGCCCTTCTTATGGTGAGCCTTATAccattctgtatgagatacaaagagagctcacttgtcacttgatctaccccattgggttaggttaagaatattgaatagacatattgagTAGGTTTATGAGTTTGGCCAAACTTGATCATGACCTTTACCTGGTTTGGAAGAAATATTGTGTGAAATGAATGTTccatgatatttgtaacggaaagtttcattataatatatttaaatatatttattgtcaACTAGGTAATCATGACATACTactaggtgtcactcatgacttacgagttatttaataatgagttattaaatattactcgttgttAGTTTGACTATGAATCTAGAAAGTCACACTTTAATGGctgattaataaattaattcaatattgggtaATTTTGGGCTTGGCTATCGCCTTTGGACTCAAAgcaagctatatatatatataagcattgccagggcccaaaccaggctatatatatatatatatatatatacacgcaaattttactgtggaccacggtccacaatccattgtggactgcgcatcaaaacgacgtcgttttgattaatgaaaacaaatggtTGAAACGGCTCCGTTCCGTCCAactgtagttccctttcaacacaactatagttccttttcaacacaactatagttccttttcaacacaactacagtttcctttcaacataattgcagttccttttcgatataactgcagtttcattcgacattatacactcaaatatttGAAATTGTTATACAGttactttcaacacaactacagtttcttttataatacaatgtagtttcctttcaacacaactacaatatcatttcgatataactgcagttccctttcaacataactgcaattCATTTTCGATATAGCTgtagtttcattcaacattatacactcaaatatgcgaaattgttattcagttcctttcaacacaactatagtttcttttataatacactgcagtttcctttcaatacaactataatatcatttcgatataattttatatacactgccgttatatttcaacacaactacagttacatttcgatataactacagtttcattcgataatataaaaacaaatgtgaggcagtatcttttaagatgaattgtagtatcagttacggagctccgttacgacTTACTATACGGCAGCCATTTCTCCTACTTactgaaacggcgtcgttttgtgaccatggtccacaatgcattgtggaccatggtccaccgtataacgatTAATATATATAAGCCTTGCCCTTTTCTTAAAGTGtataagaagaaaaagagatttCATCTAGGAGTTTTCGCGTGTCAGGCCGGTGTACAAACCAGAGGCCGTACAATTGGACGGTTTAAGATTACATCCTTCAATGCACGCTTTAAAGGTAAAATATTCTAACCCTCTCTTTAAACgtaaaatttagaaaaagtaTTTGATTGATTGATACTTCCACTATGCGTATGAATTTTTCTATCATATTTATGGCCGTCATTTTTCCTTAGTATGCAACAAAACAATCATACAACTCCCTTATAGGCAATCCCATCACAACAAAATCTACTATTGGCGCAACGTAggtgcatacatatatagtcTTTTTTCCTTTGTATGCAACAAAACAATCAAACAACACCCTTATAGGCAATCCCATTACAACAAAATCTACTACTATTGGCGCAACGCAggtgcatacatatataaagtaGCTACCCTGAACATCACTCAACAAATCAATCATCTATTGATATTTGATCTGAAATCAACCCTTGTAAAACAACTTGTTCGCCAAAGAAATGGATTATATGTactgggtatatatatatatataattgttacaCATGACTGCTCACTAACAACCGAGATATGtacaagaaaattattttataacgTAGGAGAATCTTCTTTTCAAACCTGTGCTTCAGGAAAATATTCCTTCCACCGTAATTAGATCTTCAGCCATTTGCCTTAATAACTACAGAGTTGATGATCATGGTAGGTAATAGATATACAAGGAGCTTGATGTCAAGACAAACTCTTTACCGAACTAATACAAGGTGAAAGAGTGAATTCATGCCATGCAGCTGCCTGTAAGTGCCCACCATCGGGTTGAGAATGACGAGGCCGATGTGGATATTCAAAGTGCGTCATTTGATACAAAGCATCCATAATATGATTTCATCCTGAACTAGGTTGCAGTGGGAGAAAAGACCCCCGCTTGCCTCTGATGAAATATGAAAGTTCAGTTGGAGCAACTACCATTTTCAGCCACTTTTGCAGTTCCTCACCTTCTACTTTCTCTTTCTCTGCACCCGTAAATGTTTGTTATTACCGAGCTCCAAATACACAGTGATACATGAAAGAGTTCAAAGTATTACCTTCCAAACATGCTCCCAGACCCTCCAAAACAGTAGGATTGGCACGCACAACACAGAGTGCAACTTCAAGTGAAGATTGGAGGAGGGATTTCACTTCTCTTTGAACAAGATCAACAAGATGCCCCTACGGTTTGACACACAATCAGTTCTCATTACATATTTGCATAACCAAGTGTAGAAAAGAAGAAACTAAACCAAAAGATAACTGAGATAGGAGGTAAAGGGCAGATGAGAACCTGATCCCTTCCCCAGAGTGCAGATCCTGTATCATCCATCCCACCACCAGAAAGAGTTGCCAGTGAAACAGGACCTATTGTCTCATTCAGACCATATTCAGCAATTGCCTTGTAGGCCATATCTGTGGCGCGACGTATATCATCAAGTGCGCCAGTGGAAACACGTCCAGAATAAATTACTTCTTCTGCTGCACGCCCTCCAAGAAGAGTGACTAATCGTCCATGTAGTTCATCAACAAAGAGCAAATATCTATCTTCAGTGGTTGGAGGAATGTAAGTAAATCCTAATGCCCCTCCAGATCTAGGCAATATGCTTAGTTTCTGTTCAAAAAAGAATCATTATAATTGTGTGCCACactatttttgtattttggaaTAGTAGTAGTCTAAtaacaaaaaaacaacaatacCAAGCTAAATTTCATAAGCCAACTTTTTAAAGCGAAAAAGGGTAGCAAAGCAATGAGGCCGGGCTTTGCTTTAAAGCAAAACCGCAAAGCAAAGTCGCTTTTTCAGATAAAGAAAcacttttctaaaaaataacaattactCAACTAGTGATGcaaaatgatatttaaaaaattacgacttcatagaaattaaaataatttacaaatttacaaaacaaaaattacagttttataaaaattttaaga from Ipomoea triloba cultivar NCNSP0323 chromosome 7, ASM357664v1 encodes:
- the LOC116024595 gene encoding 50S ribosomal protein L4, chloroplastic → MATSFSFFSSSTFLSTPLRKAPSKLLCLKPPKARVVRAEQATLPILSFDGDKVGSTTLDLKSAPPYTARAVVHRGLVTDLRNKRRGTASTLTRAEVRGGGKKPYAQKKTGRARMGSFRTPLRPGGGVVFGPKPRDWSIKINKKEKRLAISTALASAAENCIVVEEFNDKFEKPKTKELIALMKRLGLDPKEKCMFLMTEASDNVMLSGRNLGKLKMLTPRTLNLFDILDSEKLVFTKSALEFLNERYGNDADWENDEGDEQGAEADENANTSD